One window of the Candidatus Jettenia sp. genome contains the following:
- a CDS encoding HlyD family efflux transporter periplasmic adaptor subunit: protein MQIADSKLAQARAEVTSAKAQIKETKVNLDRIIVRAPVDGEILQVKIHPGEFAPAGITQTPLILMGDTDPLHVRVDVDENDAWRVRPLSPAVAFLRGNREVKTPLKFVRFEPYVIPKKSLTGDSTERVDTRVLQVVYRFEHTDLPVFVGQQMDVFIEAPDQLSLKGNNDQILN from the coding sequence GTGCAGATTGCCGATTCAAAATTAGCTCAGGCACGAGCTGAAGTCACATCAGCAAAGGCACAGATAAAAGAGACGAAGGTGAATCTTGACAGGATCATTGTGCGCGCTCCCGTCGACGGAGAAATCCTGCAGGTAAAAATTCACCCCGGAGAATTTGCCCCCGCGGGGATCACCCAAACACCGCTTATCCTTATGGGCGATACCGACCCTTTGCATGTTCGTGTTGATGTGGATGAAAACGATGCATGGCGGGTTCGCCCCCTATCGCCCGCAGTGGCTTTTTTACGAGGTAACCGGGAGGTAAAAACACCCCTAAAATTTGTACGTTTTGAGCCTTATGTCATCCCGAAAAAGTCCCTCACCGGAGATAGCACCGAGCGGGTAGATACGCGTGTCCTCCAGGTCGTTTACCGCTTTGAGCACACCGATTTGCCTGTCTTCGTTGGTCAGCAGATGGATGTGTTCATTGAAGCGCCTGACCAGTTGAGTTTAAAAGGTAATAACGACCAGATATTAAATTAG
- a CDS encoding biotin/lipoyl-binding protein has translation MIRKYLLPILAVFGIGFAILTVINGNRTIPAAPPVVEPAAPPFTSSVAGAGIVEANTENIAIGTLIDGVVSEIYVSVGTRVKDGDPLFKIDDRELKAQLTVRTMALHVAKAGVKVAKASLADEKNQLSRAEILAKQTSHQC, from the coding sequence ATGATTAGAAAATACCTGCTTCCCATCCTTGCCGTATTCGGCATAGGATTCGCCATTCTAACGGTTATCAATGGCAACAGAACCATTCCTGCCGCTCCACCTGTTGTTGAACCTGCTGCCCCGCCTTTTACCTCATCTGTAGCAGGTGCTGGTATCGTTGAGGCAAATACTGAAAACATCGCTATCGGCACGCTCATAGATGGTGTTGTCTCAGAGATTTATGTTTCTGTTGGTACCAGAGTTAAAGATGGAGATCCGTTGTTTAAGATTGATGACAGGGAGCTGAAGGCACAACTAACGGTACGAACCATGGCATTGCATGTGGCAAAAGCAGGCGTTAAGGTAGCAAAGGCCTCGCTGGCAGATGAGAAGAACCAACTGAGCAGAGCAGAAATTTTAGCAAAACAGACAAGTCATCAGTGTTGA
- a CDS encoding archease yields MPYEYLEDIAIADTAFKAWGKDLEETFISAANATMNVMVEDLDSIQLQEKREIQLENEELDMLLFNFLQEFIYYKDAEQLILRTQQIQIKGKDHTYVLEATAMGEKLNPERHHLKVDVKAVTLHHFRLERTGSGWETLVILDI; encoded by the coding sequence ATGCCATACGAATATCTGGAAGATATTGCCATTGCTGATACAGCTTTTAAAGCCTGGGGTAAGGATTTAGAGGAGACGTTTATATCAGCAGCCAATGCTACGATGAATGTGATGGTGGAAGATCTTGATTCAATTCAGCTTCAGGAAAAGCGTGAAATACAGCTCGAAAACGAAGAGCTGGACATGCTCCTTTTCAATTTTTTGCAGGAGTTCATTTACTACAAAGATGCTGAACAGTTGATATTGCGTACTCAACAGATACAAATTAAAGGGAAAGATCATACCTATGTGCTGGAAGCAACTGCTATGGGTGAAAAACTCAATCCGGAACGCCACCATCTTAAGGTCGATGTCAAAGCCGTAACCCTCCATCATTTCCGACTTGAAAGAACCGGCAGTGGATGGGAAACACTGGTAATATTAGACATATAG